One Globicephala melas chromosome 6, mGloMel1.2, whole genome shotgun sequence genomic window carries:
- the MRPL41 gene encoding large ribosomal subunit protein mL41 → MGLLSGAARALVRGADRMSKWTSKRGPRTFYKSRGAKGIGFRGRDGKFVQVKEMVPELVVPDLTGFKLKPYVNYRAPEGTDVPLTAKQLFLETAAPAIEKDFKAGTFDPERLDKYGFEPTQEGKLFQLYPKNFPR, encoded by the coding sequence ATGGGCCTCCTGAGCGGGGCGGCTCGCGCCCTGGTGCGGGGCGCCGACCGAATGAGCAAGTGGACCAGCAAGCGGGGCCCGCGCACCTTCTACAAGAGCCGCGGCGCCAAGGGCATCGGCTTCCGGGGCCGCGACGGCAAGTTCGTGCAGGTCAAGGAAATGGTCCCGGAGCTGGTGGTCCCCGATCTGACCGGCTTCAAGCTCAAGCCGTACGTGAACTACCGCGCCCCGGAGGGCACAGACGTTCCCCTGACGGCCAAGCAGCTCTTTCTGGAGACAGCGGCACCTGCTATCGAGAAGGACTTCAAGGCCGGGACTTTCGACCCTGAGCGCCTGGACAAGTACGGCTTTGAGCCCACGCAGGAAGGCAAGCTCTTCCAGCTGTACCCCAAGAACTTCCCGCGCTAG